A region from the Salicibibacter cibarius genome encodes:
- a CDS encoding NAD(P)-dependent oxidoreductase translates to MESIHILQILPMYHENGEQVLRENARITKFDTFDEYEIITFLNNNKVDGITLRAPARITPAILDACDGVKAISGAGVGLDNIDVEYATEKGIPILHAPKINTVATAEHAVSLILAVMKNIVKFNKEMEKGNYFYRDEQYTQELKGKKLGLVGFGSISQEVAKIMKNGFGMEVLAYVRRIPEERRETAEKNGVELTMNMNEVFRKCDVISLHIPLNEKTDGIINETYFNMMKPEAVLINTARGGIVNEEDLVIALEKNQFHAAGSDVFRKEPAPPHHPYLNVEKITKTPHIGGISLEAAQQMSVTVAKNLLKAIDGEKLPTMVNREQLP, encoded by the coding sequence TTGGAATCCATACATATTCTACAAATTCTTCCTATGTATCATGAAAACGGAGAGCAGGTCTTAAGAGAGAATGCTAGAATAACAAAATTTGATACGTTTGATGAATACGAAATTATTACATTTCTAAATAACAATAAAGTGGACGGAATTACTCTTCGTGCACCGGCAAGAATTACTCCGGCGATTCTGGATGCATGTGATGGAGTGAAAGCTATTTCTGGAGCTGGGGTTGGGCTTGATAATATTGATGTCGAATATGCAACGGAAAAAGGGATCCCAATACTTCACGCACCGAAAATAAATACGGTTGCTACAGCAGAACACGCCGTTAGCTTAATTCTTGCTGTTATGAAAAATATTGTAAAGTTTAATAAGGAAATGGAAAAGGGAAATTACTTCTATCGTGATGAGCAATATACACAAGAACTTAAAGGCAAAAAACTTGGACTTGTTGGTTTTGGATCCATATCTCAAGAAGTAGCCAAAATTATGAAAAATGGTTTTGGAATGGAGGTTCTTGCCTATGTGCGGAGAATTCCGGAAGAAAGAAGAGAAACAGCTGAAAAAAATGGTGTGGAACTTACCATGAACATGAATGAAGTTTTTCGGAAATGTGATGTGATCAGTCTTCATATCCCATTGAACGAAAAAACAGATGGTATTATTAATGAAACTTATTTTAATATGATGAAACCCGAAGCAGTACTTATTAATACAGCTAGGGGAGGTATTGTTAATGAAGAAGACTTGGTAATCGCTCTTGAAAAAAATCAATTTCATGCAGCCGGATCAGATGTGTTCCGAAAAGAACCAGCTCCTCCACATCATCCATATCTTAACGTGGAAAAAATCACGAAAACACCTCATATTGGAGGGATCAGTTTGGAAGCAGCACAACAAATGAGTGTAACGGTAGCAAAAAATCTTTTGAAAGCCATTGATGGAGAAAAATTACCGACGATGGTGAACCGGGAACAGCTCCCTTAA